In Flavobacterium sp. N1736, the following are encoded in one genomic region:
- a CDS encoding TIGR02757 family protein, producing the protein MNQKELKEFLDEKVIQYNNQDFIESDPVQIPHLFSQKEDIEIAGFLSATIAWGNRKMIIKNSHQMMELMGNTPYDFVMSHSDEDLERLGNFVHRTFNGKDFGGFIKGLQHIYKNHGGLENVFAKNQEKDSLQKSISEFKKIFFEIDHLPRTQKHISDPLNNSAAKRINMYLRWMVRQDTKGVDLGIWKAISPAALSCPLDVHSGNVARKLGILSRKQNDGKALAELDLQLRKMDAKDPVKYDFALFGLGVFEGF; encoded by the coding sequence ATGAACCAAAAAGAACTCAAAGAATTTCTCGACGAGAAAGTCATTCAATATAACAATCAGGATTTTATTGAAAGTGATCCCGTGCAGATTCCTCATTTATTTTCACAAAAAGAAGACATCGAAATTGCCGGTTTTTTAAGCGCAACAATCGCTTGGGGAAACCGCAAAATGATTATCAAAAACTCCCATCAAATGATGGAATTAATGGGAAACACACCTTATGATTTTGTCATGTCACATTCTGATGAAGACTTGGAAAGACTGGGAAATTTTGTGCACCGCACCTTTAACGGAAAAGATTTTGGCGGTTTTATAAAAGGTTTACAACACATTTATAAAAATCATGGCGGCTTAGAAAATGTTTTTGCAAAAAATCAGGAAAAAGATAGTTTACAGAAAAGCATCAGCGAATTCAAAAAAATATTTTTCGAAATCGATCATTTGCCAAGAACACAAAAACATATTTCAGATCCGTTAAATAATTCCGCAGCAAAAAGAATCAACATGTATTTGCGCTGGATGGTACGTCAGGACACAAAAGGAGTTGATTTAGGCATTTGGAAAGCCATTTCTCCGGCTGCATTATCTTGTCCGCTTGATGTTCATTCCGGCAACGTAGCCCGCAAACTGGGAATTCTTTCGCGAAAACAAAACGACGGAAAAGCATTAGCAGAACTAGATTTACAACTTCGCAAAATGGATGCAAAAGATCCCGTAAAATATGATTTTGCCTTATTTGGTTTAGGCGTTTTCGAAGGGTTTTAA